One Blattabacterium cuenoti genomic window carries:
- the infB gene encoding translation initiation factor IF-2 has protein sequence MTDKIRLKTVLTKFNISLQRVISFLQKKGIEIENNPNAKIEEQVYKSLVLEFQSYKKIRDESEKISLQKKMEKERIKKELLKSKLIHNCKIIRAKSEKLVGFKKIGKIDIDTLDKKHGTQEEEEKKNNLHQHKEKKIVNKIKNKPEHIDTIYQKLDGVMLTGDRIDLSQFEKKRTKFEIKKKRRRIKKEIFIEEIKNVITGKKQNQNKERKYYLNHKHSNDKKTEKSKNKKNVQKSVITDEQIKKQIKETLEKLSYKGVKSKASKIRKEKRQSKKEKRLIKNEIENKKEEKILKLAEFTTVNELASMMKVNATDVIMSCMSLGIMVTMNQRLDAEILTLVADEFGFNVKFVGLDLEEAVQEDKDLEEDLKPRPPIITVMGHVDHGKTSLLDYIRNTNVIAGEAGGITQHIAAYSVECSNNQSITFLDTPGHEAFTAMRARGAQITDIAIIVIAADDQVMPQTKEAISHAQAANVPIIFVFNKMDKSNVNTDKIREQLANLNFLVREWGGKYITQEISAKLGTGIDELLKKVLLVAQSLNLKSNPNKPAVGTVIEASLDKGRGYITTLLIQGGTLKIGDYVLAGIHHGKVKNILDERGKSILSAGPSKPITILGLNGAPTAGDKFKIFKDEKEAKQLASRREQLQREQNIRAQKHLTLDEIGRRIALGDFKELKIIIKGDVDGSVEAIADALQKLSTNTIMVNIIYKGVGQITESDVLLASASDAIIIGFNVRPNIGAKNIEKKENIEIRTYSIIYDVTNDIQEAMDGMLSPDIREKILGNAEIREIFKITKAGTIAGCMVTEGKLLRQAKVRLIREGIVIHNGEFTSLKRFKEDVKEVSKGYECGLGIKNYNNIRSGDIIEVYEELSDRKSEIK, from the coding sequence ATGACTGATAAAATCAGATTAAAAACAGTATTAACAAAATTTAATATTTCCTTACAAAGAGTAATTAGTTTTTTACAAAAAAAAGGAATTGAAATAGAAAATAATCCTAATGCAAAAATAGAAGAACAAGTATATAAATCTCTTGTTCTCGAATTTCAAAGTTACAAGAAAATACGAGATGAGTCTGAGAAAATTTCTTTACAAAAGAAAATGGAAAAAGAGAGAATAAAAAAAGAATTGTTAAAGTCAAAACTCATTCACAATTGTAAAATTATACGTGCTAAATCAGAAAAATTAGTGGGATTCAAAAAAATAGGAAAAATAGATATTGATACATTAGACAAAAAACATGGAACTCAAGAAGAAGAAGAAAAAAAAAACAATTTACATCAACATAAAGAAAAAAAAATAGTAAATAAAATTAAAAATAAACCTGAACATATTGATACGATCTATCAAAAGCTAGATGGCGTCATGTTAACAGGAGATAGGATAGATCTATCTCAATTTGAAAAAAAAAGAACGAAATTTGAAATTAAAAAAAAACGAAGAAGAATTAAAAAAGAAATTTTCATTGAGGAAATAAAAAACGTTATTACAGGAAAAAAACAAAACCAGAACAAAGAAAGGAAATATTATTTAAATCATAAACATTCTAACGATAAAAAAACAGAAAAGTCGAAAAATAAAAAAAATGTACAAAAATCGGTAATTACTGATGAACAAATCAAAAAACAAATTAAAGAAACTTTGGAAAAATTATCCTACAAAGGAGTAAAATCGAAAGCTTCAAAAATTAGAAAAGAAAAACGTCAGTCTAAAAAAGAAAAAAGACTTATAAAAAATGAAATAGAAAATAAAAAAGAAGAAAAAATTCTAAAACTAGCTGAATTTACAACAGTTAATGAATTAGCATCTATGATGAAAGTCAACGCAACTGATGTAATTATGTCTTGCATGTCTTTGGGTATTATGGTGACCATGAACCAAAGATTAGATGCAGAGATACTGACTTTAGTCGCAGATGAATTTGGATTTAATGTAAAATTTGTTGGATTGGATTTAGAAGAGGCGGTTCAGGAGGATAAAGATTTAGAGGAAGATTTAAAACCTAGACCTCCTATCATTACCGTTATGGGACATGTGGATCATGGGAAAACATCTTTGTTAGATTATATTAGAAATACCAATGTTATTGCAGGGGAAGCTGGTGGAATCACTCAACATATAGCAGCTTATAGTGTGGAATGTTCCAATAATCAAAGTATTACTTTTTTAGACACTCCAGGTCATGAAGCATTCACTGCTATGCGTGCTAGAGGAGCACAAATAACGGATATCGCTATTATAGTGATAGCTGCTGATGATCAGGTAATGCCACAAACTAAGGAGGCAATTAGTCATGCTCAAGCGGCTAATGTTCCTATTATTTTTGTTTTCAATAAAATGGATAAATCTAATGTCAATACAGATAAAATTAGGGAACAATTAGCAAATTTAAATTTCTTAGTAAGAGAATGGGGGGGGAAGTATATCACACAAGAAATATCAGCGAAGTTAGGAACTGGAATAGATGAATTATTAAAAAAAGTCCTTTTAGTCGCTCAATCATTGAATCTAAAATCCAATCCAAATAAACCGGCCGTAGGAACAGTTATAGAAGCTTCTTTAGATAAAGGAAGAGGATATATAACAACTTTACTTATTCAAGGAGGTACATTAAAAATAGGGGATTATGTTTTGGCAGGAATTCATCATGGTAAAGTAAAAAATATTTTAGATGAACGAGGAAAATCTATTCTATCAGCAGGGCCATCTAAACCTATTACCATTTTAGGATTAAATGGAGCTCCTACTGCTGGAGATAAATTCAAAATATTTAAAGATGAAAAAGAAGCCAAGCAGTTAGCTTCTAGAAGAGAACAATTACAAAGAGAACAAAATATACGAGCTCAAAAACATCTTACATTGGATGAGATAGGAAGACGGATAGCATTAGGAGACTTTAAAGAATTAAAGATTATTATTAAAGGAGATGTAGATGGATCAGTAGAAGCCATTGCTGATGCTCTCCAAAAATTATCTACAAATACTATTATGGTCAATATTATTTATAAAGGAGTTGGTCAAATTACAGAATCCGATGTTTTATTAGCAAGTGCTTCAGATGCTATTATTATAGGATTTAACGTTCGTCCTAATATTGGAGCTAAAAATATAGAAAAAAAAGAAAATATAGAAATACGAACTTATTCGATTATATACGATGTGACTAACGATATACAAGAAGCTATGGATGGGATGTTGTCTCCCGATATTAGAGAGAAAATATTAGGAAATGCTGAAATCAGAGAAATATTTAAAATTACAAAAGCAGGGACTATAGCAGGATGTATGGTTACAGAAGGAAAATTATTACGTCAAGCAAAAGTAAGATTGATTCGAGAAGGAATAGTGATTCATAACGGAGAATTTACTTCTCTAAAACGTTTCAAAGAAGACGTAAAAGAAGTATCCAAAGGATATGAATGTGGATTAGGAATCAAGAATTATAATAATATAAGATCTGGAGATATTATAGAAGTATATGAAGAATTATCTGATAGAAAAAGTGAAATCAAGTAA
- the aspS gene encoding aspartate--tRNA ligase gives MYRTHNCGELSQKDIGKEVILSGWIKRIRNFGSLFFIDIRDYFGITQLIIYKKSVKKNLLLSKESIIRVKGKVVERLSKNYNLPTGEIEIYVSHIDLLNSSLSPPFTIEDKTDGNEEIRMIYRYLDIRRDPIKNNLIIRHNLTLETRNFLSKNKFLEIETPLLINYTPEGARSFVVPSRIYTNKFYALAQSPQLFKQLLMIGGIDRYFQIVKCFRDEDSRSDRQIEFTQIDCEMSFVEVHDILTFFENFIKHIFKKIKNIQLDSFPCISYYDAIKMYGTDSPDIRFGMSFVELNDLTKKENINFLKNQELVIGIKIRKCIYEKIDCFLKKIENKNFFWIKYLYDQTFLFSNQNFLNEEVIKIFIKYFKAVPGDFLFFSYGKKIKTREELGKIRLRIAEFLNLKNPKIFKPLWITDLPLLEWDEESKKYKSVHHPFTSPKEEDIYLLKKDPKNIRSKSYDLIINGIEIGSGSIRIHNKNIQNIIFKYLGLSKKEIESRFGFFIKAFEYGVPPHGGIAFGLDRLVNLLEGNKNIKNFIAFPKNNYGKDLMINAPSFLEKEKLKELHFR, from the coding sequence ATGTATAGAACACATAATTGTGGTGAATTGAGTCAAAAAGATATTGGAAAAGAAGTCATATTATCTGGATGGATCAAAAGAATAAGAAATTTTGGGTCTTTATTTTTTATAGATATTAGGGATTATTTCGGGATTACACAACTAATTATTTATAAAAAATCAGTAAAAAAAAATCTTCTTTTAAGTAAAGAATCTATAATTAGAGTGAAAGGAAAAGTTGTAGAAAGATTATCTAAGAATTATAATTTACCTACAGGTGAGATAGAAATCTACGTATCTCATATAGATTTGTTAAATTCATCTTTATCTCCTCCTTTTACTATAGAAGATAAAACTGATGGAAATGAAGAGATTAGAATGATTTATCGGTATCTTGATATTAGAAGGGATCCTATTAAAAATAATTTAATAATTCGTCATAATTTGACATTAGAAACACGTAATTTTCTTTCTAAAAATAAATTTCTAGAAATAGAAACCCCTTTATTAATAAATTATACTCCAGAAGGAGCTAGAAGTTTTGTTGTACCTTCTAGAATATATACTAATAAATTCTATGCATTAGCTCAATCTCCACAATTATTTAAACAATTGTTGATGATAGGAGGAATAGACAGGTATTTTCAAATTGTTAAATGTTTTAGAGACGAAGATTCTCGTTCTGACAGACAAATAGAATTTACACAAATAGATTGTGAAATGTCTTTTGTAGAAGTTCATGATATATTAACATTTTTTGAAAATTTTATCAAACATATTTTCAAAAAGATTAAGAATATTCAATTAGATTCTTTTCCTTGTATTTCTTATTATGATGCGATTAAAATGTATGGGACAGATTCTCCTGATATTCGTTTCGGAATGTCTTTTGTAGAATTAAATGATTTAACCAAAAAAGAAAATATAAATTTTTTGAAAAATCAAGAATTGGTCATAGGAATTAAAATTAGAAAATGTATATATGAAAAAATAGATTGTTTTTTAAAAAAAATAGAAAATAAAAATTTTTTTTGGATAAAATATTTGTATGATCAAACTTTCCTTTTTTCTAATCAAAATTTTTTGAATGAGGAAGTTATAAAAATTTTTATAAAATATTTTAAAGCTGTCCCTGGTGATTTTTTATTTTTTTCTTATGGAAAAAAAATAAAAACTCGAGAAGAACTTGGAAAAATACGATTAAGAATAGCAGAATTTTTGAATTTGAAGAATCCAAAAATTTTTAAACCTTTATGGATAACGGACTTACCTCTATTAGAATGGGATGAAGAATCTAAAAAATATAAATCAGTGCATCATCCATTCACAAGTCCAAAAGAAGAAGATATTTATTTATTAAAAAAAGATCCCAAAAACATTCGTTCTAAATCTTATGATTTGATTATAAATGGAATAGAAATTGGAAGTGGATCTATACGTATTCATAATAAAAATATTCAAAATATAATTTTTAAATATTTAGGATTATCTAAAAAGGAAATAGAATCCAGATTTGGCTTTTTTATAAAGGCTTTCGAATATGGTGTCCCTCCTCATGGAGGAATCGCTTTTGGATTAGATAGATTGGTTAATCTTTTAGAAGGAAATAAAAATATAAAAAATTTTATTGCTTTTCCAAAAAATAATTATGGAAAAGATTTAATGATAAATGCTCCATCTTTTTTAGAAAAAGAAAAATTAAAAGAATTACATTTTCGTTAA
- a CDS encoding inorganic diphosphatase: protein MKISFDALIEIPKGSRNKYEFDKTNNMIRLDRVLYSPMSYPTDYGFIPKTLSMDGDPLDVLVFLTEPTVPGCLIEVKPIGIFFMTDEKGDDEKIICVPVKDPNYNTINDINEIALHTKKEIEHFFLVYKDLENKKVKIGNWKNKKEAISVYKQSCLRYKNNLTKM from the coding sequence ATGAAAATCAGTTTTGATGCACTTATTGAAATTCCAAAAGGAAGCAGAAATAAATATGAGTTTGATAAAACAAATAATATGATTCGATTAGATCGAGTATTGTACTCCCCTATGAGTTATCCAACAGATTATGGTTTTATTCCAAAAACTCTTTCTATGGATGGAGATCCATTGGATGTATTAGTTTTTTTAACGGAACCTACCGTTCCTGGTTGTTTAATAGAGGTTAAACCTATAGGAATTTTTTTCATGACAGATGAAAAAGGTGATGATGAAAAGATTATTTGTGTTCCTGTTAAAGACCCTAATTATAATACTATAAATGATATTAACGAAATAGCTTTACATACTAAAAAAGAGATAGAACATTTTTTTTTGGTATATAAAGATTTAGAAAATAAAAAAGTGAAAATAGGAAATTGGAAAAATAAAAAAGAAGCTATTTCTGTATATAAACAATCTTGTTTGCGATATAAAAATAATTTAACGAAAATGTAA
- a CDS encoding dihydrolipoamide acetyltransferase family protein: MAEYNLPLPAMGESIAEAIIIRWLKEEGDSVKKEDILVEIATDKVDSEISSPVNGILKKKLFAPNEVAKVGSFIAILETEEQFSLEKVPIIEKNKKYFYSPLVRTIAHREGISLYELDTIEGTGNKGRVTKKDILKYIRFKRNKIIIPKNVVTNNEEIIEMDRMRRITSEHMMNSKNISAHVTSFVEADVTNIVKWREKIKDSFQKNTGEKLTLMSVFVECVVKAIKDLPMINISVNGTNIIKKRNIHIGLATALPNGNLIVPVIKNADSYNLVGLIKIINDLIKRAKSNQLKPEETQGGTYTISNIGSFGNLFGTPIIHQPQVAIMAIGLIQKKLSIIETPEGDFIGIRHKIYLSHSYDHRVIDGVLGGGFAKKVALYLEKFNCYTKI; encoded by the coding sequence ATGGCCGAGTATAATTTGCCCCTTCCAGCCATGGGTGAAAGTATAGCTGAGGCTATTATCATTCGTTGGTTAAAAGAAGAAGGGGATTCTGTAAAAAAAGAAGATATTTTGGTAGAAATAGCTACAGATAAAGTAGATTCCGAAATCTCTTCACCTGTAAATGGTATCTTAAAAAAGAAATTATTCGCTCCTAATGAAGTTGCTAAGGTAGGAAGTTTCATTGCGATTTTAGAAACGGAAGAACAATTTTCTTTAGAAAAAGTTCCAATAATAGAAAAAAATAAAAAATATTTTTACTCTCCTCTTGTACGTACTATTGCTCATAGAGAAGGAATTAGCTTATATGAATTAGATACAATAGAAGGTACTGGTAATAAAGGACGTGTCACTAAGAAAGATATACTGAAATATATTCGTTTCAAAAGAAATAAGATCATTATTCCCAAAAATGTTGTTACAAATAATGAAGAAATAATTGAAATGGATAGAATGCGTAGGATTACTTCAGAACATATGATGAATAGCAAAAATATTTCTGCACATGTTACTTCTTTTGTCGAAGCGGATGTTACTAATATAGTAAAATGGAGAGAAAAAATAAAAGATTCATTTCAGAAAAATACAGGAGAAAAATTAACCTTAATGTCCGTTTTTGTAGAATGTGTGGTGAAAGCTATAAAAGATTTACCTATGATAAATATATCCGTAAATGGAACAAACATAATCAAAAAAAGAAATATTCATATAGGACTTGCTACTGCCTTACCTAATGGTAATTTAATTGTACCTGTAATAAAAAATGCTGATTCTTATAATTTAGTAGGATTAATAAAAATTATTAATGATTTAATCAAAAGAGCTAAATCTAATCAATTAAAACCTGAAGAAACGCAAGGAGGAACTTATACTATTAGTAACATAGGAAGTTTTGGAAATCTTTTTGGGACACCAATTATCCATCAACCTCAAGTAGCTATTATGGCTATAGGTTTAATTCAAAAAAAATTGTCTATAATAGAAACCCCAGAAGGGGATTTCATAGGAATAAGACATAAAATTTATCTATCTCATTCTTATGATCACCGTGTTATAGACGGAGTTTTAGGTGGAGGTTTCGCTAAAAAAGTAGCTTTATATCTAGAAAAATTTAATTGTTATACAAAAATATAA
- a CDS encoding NAD(P)H-hydrate dehydratase: MKILSLDQIRKADQYCIDSESISYVQLMERAAKGCFDWIINNKYLKIKKIPFIVLVGNGNNGGDGLSLSYMLYSCGATVSIYELNISNHFSNEFLINKNKILQHKISFLTINEGSKFPILNQESYLIDAIFGIGFNRPIHQYWKHFFRYINKKKFKAVISIDVPSGLFIEKNHENFEGIIKATHTLTFQVPKLSFLLPDYENYVGKWYLINIGWKIDFIRKIQVHNYYIDNAYIHTIYKKKIRKKFSHKGNYGHGMIIGGSFGMIGSVVLSATASFRSGIGKLSVYVPYCGYQIIQNTLPEAIVNTDIKEHYISNIVISNKNINAIGIGMGMGVHPKTVYALESFLLKNKKIPMVIDADAINILSHQLQLLDLLPKETILTPHPKEFQRLSKSWKNDYEKLHLLKEMSKKYTIFIVLKGAHSVISTPNGDLYFNSTGNPGMATAGSGDVLTGMIMSFLSQGFSPKESCIMGVYLHGLSGDIASKKLNEESIIANDIINHIGEAYLKNKNLNDINETTLDFFDL, from the coding sequence ATGAAAATTCTTTCTTTAGATCAAATTAGAAAAGCAGATCAATATTGTATTGATTCTGAATCAATTTCTTATGTTCAATTAATGGAAAGAGCAGCTAAAGGTTGTTTTGATTGGATTATTAACAATAAATATTTAAAAATTAAAAAAATTCCATTTATAGTGTTAGTAGGAAATGGAAATAATGGAGGGGATGGGCTTTCTTTGTCTTATATGTTATATTCATGCGGAGCCACAGTTTCTATATATGAACTAAATATTTCCAATCATTTTTCAAATGAATTTTTAATCAATAAAAATAAAATATTACAACATAAAATAAGTTTTTTAACTATTAATGAAGGATCGAAATTTCCTATTCTTAATCAAGAAAGTTATCTTATTGATGCTATTTTTGGAATAGGATTTAACCGTCCAATTCATCAATATTGGAAACATTTTTTTCGTTATATTAACAAAAAAAAATTTAAAGCGGTTATATCCATAGACGTTCCATCTGGACTTTTTATTGAAAAAAATCATGAAAATTTTGAGGGAATAATCAAAGCTACTCACACTTTGACTTTTCAAGTTCCAAAATTATCTTTTTTATTACCAGATTATGAAAATTATGTTGGAAAGTGGTATTTGATAAATATTGGATGGAAAATTGATTTTATTCGAAAAATACAAGTTCATAATTATTATATAGATAATGCCTATATTCATACTATATATAAGAAAAAAATAAGAAAAAAATTTTCACATAAAGGAAATTATGGTCATGGAATGATTATAGGTGGAAGTTTTGGAATGATAGGATCTGTTGTCCTTTCCGCAACTGCTAGTTTTCGTTCTGGAATAGGAAAATTAAGTGTATATGTTCCTTATTGCGGATATCAAATTATACAAAATACGCTTCCAGAGGCTATTGTAAATACAGATATAAAAGAACATTATATTAGTAATATCGTAATTTCTAATAAAAATATCAACGCAATAGGAATTGGAATGGGAATGGGAGTTCATCCTAAAACTGTATATGCTCTAGAATCTTTTTTATTAAAAAATAAAAAAATACCAATGGTAATTGACGCAGACGCTATAAATATATTGTCACATCAATTACAATTATTAGATCTTCTTCCAAAAGAAACTATTCTTACTCCTCATCCAAAAGAATTTCAAAGATTATCTAAATCATGGAAAAATGATTATGAAAAATTGCATCTTTTAAAAGAAATGTCTAAAAAATATACAATTTTTATTGTATTAAAAGGAGCACATTCCGTTATTTCAACACCTAATGGGGATCTGTACTTTAATAGTACAGGAAACCCAGGAATGGCAACAGCAGGGAGTGGAGATGTTCTTACTGGAATGATCATGAGTTTTTTATCCCAAGGATTTTCTCCAAAAGAATCATGCATCATGGGAGTTTATTTACACGGATTATCAGGAGATATTGCCTCAAAAAAATTAAACGAAGAATCTATTATAGCTAACGATATTATTAATCATATAGGTGAGGCATATTTGAAAAATAAAAATTTGAATGATATTAATGAAACAACTTTAGATTTTTTTGATCTGTGA
- the lnt gene encoding apolipoprotein N-acyltransferase, with product MGLGWPTEGNPIYLFIAFVPLLYIENYLNSSSFYVLLFSFIPFLIWNGISTWWLSYAKRTNGTFAVEAYLIPVLLNAIFMSIVFCFYSCIKNKYIKDKKIGYTFLICLWILFEKMHLEWELSWPWLNLGNGFANRPKWIQWYEYTGIFGGTVWIWIVNIGLTESIVQYKNDKKVFLFYKRIFINIGIIFFMILISNLIYIKYEDCQCEHTANVLILQPNIDPYSKKYFISTNELVSKLKKLIDKKISKKSMIILAPETMFPMKIQIKDMGRNKIISSFKDYLKNKSPNTVFITGVELATLYHYKNKTKTSIPFFSKKTKKMQWIDVFNSAIQIGNNKNIEFHHKSKLVPAVETFPYKKFFSPILGNILLNFGGTVMELGKENYPSVFQHPYLGIRIAPIICYESVFGEYVSNFFKKNVDLMAILTNDGWWGFSQGHKQHMYYARIRAIENRKYIARSANTGISCFIDEKGEIISYIPYGKEGVLYKKIHLNKKKTFYIKYGDFISKISLLTVIIILLYPITYNLLSQIKKI from the coding sequence TTGGGATTAGGATGGCCTACTGAAGGAAACCCTATATATCTGTTTATTGCTTTTGTTCCTTTGCTATATATAGAAAATTATTTGAATTCTTCTTCATTTTATGTTTTATTATTTTCTTTTATTCCTTTTTTAATATGGAATGGTATTTCTACATGGTGGTTATCTTATGCGAAAAGAACTAATGGAACTTTTGCTGTAGAAGCTTATTTAATTCCTGTGTTATTGAATGCTATTTTCATGTCAATTGTTTTTTGTTTTTATTCATGTATTAAAAATAAGTATATAAAAGATAAAAAAATAGGATATACATTCTTAATTTGTTTATGGATTTTATTCGAAAAAATGCATTTAGAATGGGAATTATCTTGGCCATGGCTTAATTTAGGAAATGGTTTTGCGAATCGTCCAAAATGGATTCAATGGTATGAATATACGGGAATTTTTGGAGGAACTGTATGGATATGGATAGTTAATATTGGATTAACAGAATCCATTGTTCAATATAAAAATGATAAGAAAGTATTTTTATTCTATAAAAGAATATTTATAAATATAGGGATAATTTTTTTCATGATTTTAATTTCAAATCTTATATATATAAAATACGAAGACTGTCAATGCGAACATACTGCAAATGTGTTAATTTTGCAGCCTAATATAGATCCATATAGTAAAAAATACTTTATTTCAACAAATGAATTGGTTTCGAAATTAAAAAAGTTAATAGATAAAAAAATATCTAAAAAATCTATGATTATTCTTGCTCCAGAAACTATGTTTCCAATGAAAATACAGATAAAAGATATGGGAAGGAATAAAATAATCTCTTCGTTTAAAGATTACTTGAAAAATAAATCTCCAAATACAGTGTTTATTACAGGAGTAGAATTAGCCACTTTGTATCATTATAAAAATAAAACTAAAACTTCCATTCCTTTTTTCTCAAAAAAAACAAAAAAAATGCAATGGATAGATGTTTTTAATTCTGCAATTCAAATAGGAAATAATAAAAATATTGAATTTCATCATAAATCTAAACTAGTTCCAGCAGTAGAAACTTTTCCTTATAAGAAATTTTTTTCTCCTATATTAGGAAATATATTACTTAATTTTGGTGGAACTGTAATGGAACTTGGAAAAGAAAACTATCCTTCCGTTTTTCAACATCCTTATTTAGGAATCAGAATAGCTCCAATTATTTGTTATGAATCCGTTTTTGGAGAATATGTTTCTAATTTTTTTAAAAAAAATGTGGATTTAATGGCTATTCTTACAAACGATGGATGGTGGGGCTTTTCGCAAGGACATAAACAACATATGTATTACGCTAGGATTAGAGCAATTGAAAATAGAAAATATATAGCTAGATCTGCAAATACAGGAATTTCTTGTTTTATTGACGAAAAAGGAGAAATCATTTCGTATATTCCTTATGGAAAAGAAGGGGTGTTATATAAAAAAATACATCTTAATAAAAAGAAAACTTTTTACATTAAATACGGAGATTTCATTTCAAAAATAAGTTTATTGACAGTAATTATAATTTTATTATACCCCATCACGTATAATTTGTTATCACAGATCAAAAAAATCTAA
- the rodA gene encoding rod shape-determining protein RodA: MIKRNKILFRNIDWVIILIYILMIFFGCMNLYSVSPEKAEKQFIWILLSFIFIFITFLFKPIHYKHIAPFFFLFTLFLLIGVFFFGKNINGSKSWYVLGPISFQPSELTKISTSLMIAHIMSQENIENNNKALLHISIILILPAFLIFLQPDPGSSIVFFSFFLTLYREGLSIFFILYFLFYILLFVISLNLSPWIVVLFLFIIFIFFFLIKKKTTSFIDLFFYIFLFISFSIFSISSPFFFQKFLKQHHKDRINILFQNEFDRKYRENVGYNLLYSKTAIGSGKFFGKGYKKGTITKGKFVPEQHTDYIFCTVGEEWGFIGSTILIIFYLLFISRIYFLSERQKYVFGRIFGYSVGNIIFVHFVINLGMVMGLFPTIGIVLPFFSYGGSSLWSFSVLLFIFMRMDVSDQTSLI, from the coding sequence TTGATAAAAAGAAATAAAATATTATTCAGAAATATAGATTGGGTAATTATTCTCATCTATATTCTTATGATTTTCTTTGGATGTATGAATTTATATTCCGTTTCTCCAGAAAAAGCAGAAAAACAATTCATATGGATATTGTTGAGTTTTATTTTCATATTTATTACTTTTTTGTTTAAACCCATTCATTATAAACATATAGCTCCATTTTTCTTTTTATTTACATTATTTCTTTTAATTGGAGTATTTTTTTTCGGAAAAAATATAAATGGATCAAAATCTTGGTATGTTTTGGGGCCTATTAGTTTTCAACCATCTGAATTAACTAAAATATCAACATCCTTGATGATAGCTCATATTATGAGTCAAGAAAATATTGAGAATAATAATAAAGCGTTATTACATATATCTATCATATTAATATTGCCTGCTTTTTTAATATTTCTACAACCAGACCCCGGTTCTTCTATAGTATTCTTCTCTTTTTTTCTTACTTTATATAGAGAAGGATTATCTATTTTTTTTATACTATATTTTTTATTTTATATATTATTATTCGTGATTTCATTAAATCTATCACCCTGGATTGTAGTTTTATTTTTATTTATTATTTTTATTTTTTTCTTTCTTATTAAGAAAAAAACAACATCGTTTATTGATCTATTTTTTTATATATTTTTATTCATTAGTTTTTCAATTTTTTCTATTTCTTCTCCCTTTTTTTTTCAAAAATTTTTAAAACAACATCATAAAGATAGAATTAATATTCTATTTCAAAATGAATTTGATAGAAAATACAGAGAAAATGTAGGATATAATTTATTATATTCTAAAACAGCTATTGGATCTGGAAAATTTTTTGGAAAAGGATATAAAAAAGGAACTATTACAAAGGGAAAATTTGTTCCTGAACAACATACGGATTATATTTTTTGTACAGTAGGAGAAGAATGGGGGTTTATAGGAAGTACAATTTTAATTATATTTTACTTACTATTTATTAGTCGTATTTATTTTTTATCTGAAAGACAAAAATACGTTTTTGGAAGAATATTTGGTTATTCAGTTGGAAATATTATTTTTGTTCATTTTGTTATTAATTTAGGTATGGTTATGGGGCTTTTTCCAACAATAGGGATTGTTTTACCTTTTTTTAGTTATGGAGGATCTTCTCTTTGGTCTTTTAGTGTTTTATTATTTATATTTATGAGAATGGATGTATCAGATCAAACCAGTTTGATATAA